A region from the Muribaculum gordoncarteri genome encodes:
- a CDS encoding FKBP-type peptidyl-prolyl cis-trans isomerase produces MAKQEYIIKNREWLQNKANEPGVLPIDKGIYYKVLKRGRPDSPSPNRNSVVTVHYTGRTINGKQFDSSRGGAPVAMRLRELIQGWIIALQQMHVGDKWEIYLPAEMGYGRLSQPGIPGGSTLIFEIELHGVM; encoded by the coding sequence ATGGCTAAACAAGAGTATATCATAAAGAACCGCGAATGGCTCCAAAACAAGGCCAATGAACCCGGCGTACTCCCTATCGACAAGGGCATCTACTATAAAGTGTTGAAACGTGGCCGCCCCGACTCCCCTTCGCCCAATCGCAACAGCGTCGTGACCGTCCACTACACCGGACGCACAATCAACGGCAAGCAATTTGACAGCAGCCGGGGAGGCGCTCCCGTAGCCATGCGACTGCGTGAGCTGATTCAAGGATGGATCATAGCCCTGCAGCAAATGCATGTCGGCGACAAATGGGAAATATACCTCCCTGCCGAAATGGGTTATGGCCGCCTATCCCAGCCTGGCATCCCCGGCGGCTCAACCCTCATATTCGAGATTGAGCTACACGGAGTCATGTAA
- a CDS encoding rhodanese-like domain-containing protein, whose translation MKRILMAILAALGICTSCSASDVNELSPQQFNDAVNTDSMAVVIDVRKPSEYAEGHLKNAQLLDFLDEPAFDEGIKKLDKTKHYYIYCRSGRRSHNAAEKMQKLGLTVYDMRGGILSWNRQGLPVTTE comes from the coding sequence ATGAAACGTATACTCATGGCGATATTGGCCGCATTGGGCATCTGCACAAGTTGCTCGGCCTCCGATGTCAACGAACTCTCTCCGCAGCAATTCAACGATGCCGTAAACACCGACTCGATGGCTGTCGTGATTGATGTGCGCAAACCGTCGGAATATGCCGAGGGGCATCTTAAAAACGCACAATTGCTTGATTTTCTTGACGAGCCGGCATTTGACGAAGGCATAAAGAAGCTTGACAAGACAAAGCATTACTATATCTATTGCCGCAGCGGACGCCGCAGTCACAATGCTGCCGAGAAGATGCAGAAACTCGGATTGACCGTCTACGACATGAGAGGCGGCATACTGAGCTGGAACCGACAAGGACTCCCCGTTACAACCGAATAA
- a CDS encoding glycosyltransferase family 2 protein translates to MNKSFVSIITPCYNAERTIVTAIESVINQSFQNWEMLIIDDCSNDSSPEIIKEYADRDHRIKYFQTNEKSGSPSLPRNIGIDNACGKYIAFLDADDIWLPNKLEQQIQFIENNDYSFIYSDYEKINHLGERNNRIVKMPESASFWDVIETCTIPCLTALIKREIIGDTRFKHIPKEDFVFWLDILKKEVIAYNVGQVLALYREQPNSRSSNKFNMIKNQWIILRKIEGVKPVVASYFMFQYLFHGVLKFIK, encoded by the coding sequence ATGAATAAAAGTTTCGTGAGCATTATTACTCCATGTTATAATGCGGAAAGGACTATTGTAACCGCTATTGAATCAGTCATAAATCAGTCATTTCAAAACTGGGAAATGTTAATTATAGATGATTGTTCCAATGATAGCTCTCCTGAAATAATAAAGGAATATGCTGATCGGGATCATAGAATTAAGTATTTCCAGACTAATGAGAAATCCGGTTCTCCTTCTTTGCCAAGGAATATTGGCATAGACAATGCTTGTGGAAAATACATAGCATTTCTTGATGCCGATGACATATGGCTACCAAATAAACTTGAACAACAAATTCAGTTTATAGAGAATAATGATTATTCTTTCATTTATTCAGATTATGAAAAAATAAATCATTTAGGGGAAAGGAATAATCGAATAGTAAAGATGCCCGAGTCTGCTTCTTTTTGGGATGTAATAGAAACATGCACAATTCCGTGCTTAACAGCATTGATTAAGAGGGAAATAATAGGCGATACGAGATTCAAACACATTCCAAAGGAAGATTTTGTCTTTTGGCTGGACATTCTTAAGAAAGAAGTCATCGCATATAATGTTGGGCAAGTTTTAGCCCTTTATCGAGAGCAACCGAATAGCCGATCATCTAATAAATTCAATATGATCAAAAATCAATGGATAATATTGAGAAAAATAGAGGGTGTTAAACCTGTCGTAGCTTCATATTTCATGTTTCAATATTTATTCCATGGCGTTTTAAAATTCATTAAATAG
- a CDS encoding glycosyltransferase family 4 protein: MKISFFITDMSQGGGMERVTANLSNQLVSRGYDIKVVSLIQENPNLTYLLDNNVETLGLLKGKYNRQQQMAKRLLTQFLILRKLKNFLKSDSSDLFIAQGLLPALFLWLCGYANKTIVCEHFKYELYTNYFVLKLRLMIYKSMKNVVTLTDEDANKFIRKGIDAKTIPNMVPFKINDEISKGISCSRRILCVGRLENQKGFDLLINAVATIKDRMDGWEIHIYGDGSQKEYLTGLIENNQCGHIIKLMGYSNDIDYDRYAFSVVPSRFEGFSMAILEFMAKGVPVVSFDCPEGPGVLLKGEVGILIPPEDVDKLSNAILSMAENLELREKYAKRGLQRASKYAPDYIMKQWEKLLASE; the protein is encoded by the coding sequence ATGAAAATATCGTTTTTTATCACCGATATGTCCCAAGGAGGAGGAATGGAACGAGTCACTGCAAATCTTTCCAATCAATTGGTAAGCAGAGGATACGATATTAAAGTCGTATCCCTTATACAGGAGAATCCTAATTTGACATATTTGCTGGACAATAATGTGGAAACTCTCGGTCTCCTGAAAGGGAAATACAATAGGCAGCAACAAATGGCAAAGCGTCTTCTTACCCAGTTCCTAATTCTTAGAAAACTGAAAAATTTTCTCAAGTCAGATTCTTCAGATTTATTTATCGCTCAAGGATTATTGCCTGCACTATTCTTATGGCTATGCGGATATGCAAATAAAACCATCGTATGCGAACATTTTAAATATGAACTTTACACCAATTATTTCGTGCTTAAATTGCGGCTAATGATATATAAAAGCATGAAGAATGTTGTAACATTAACTGATGAAGATGCCAATAAATTCATAAGAAAAGGAATTGATGCTAAAACGATTCCAAATATGGTGCCGTTCAAGATTAATGACGAAATTTCCAAAGGCATTTCATGTTCGCGCCGAATTCTATGCGTAGGAAGGCTGGAGAATCAAAAGGGATTTGATTTGCTCATAAATGCAGTTGCCACCATAAAGGATAGGATGGACGGTTGGGAAATCCATATATATGGCGATGGTAGCCAGAAGGAATATCTTACCGGTTTAATTGAGAATAATCAGTGCGGGCATATAATTAAATTGATGGGATATTCCAATGATATTGATTATGATCGGTATGCTTTTTCCGTTGTGCCTTCTCGATTTGAGGGATTTTCTATGGCTATATTAGAATTTATGGCAAAAGGAGTTCCTGTGGTGTCATTTGATTGCCCTGAAGGTCCTGGGGTACTATTAAAAGGGGAGGTCGGGATACTTATTCCGCCGGAAGATGTTGATAAGCTTTCTAATGCTATATTATCTATGGCGGAGAATTTGGAATTAAGAGAAAAATATGCAAAAAGGGGGCTTCAAAGAGCTTCGAAATATGCCCCGGATTATATAATGAAACAATGGGAGAAGTTACTTGCCTCTGAATAA
- a CDS encoding glycosyltransferase, whose translation MKILHFTGSTAIGGVASIVYELSKYCTSRGHNVDQLSMCNEPHLIDSSGKYEDIGVRTFISPTSNRYTYRQLKSLIKTMREYDIVHVHQFPEQLYGALASMLKSPNNIPKVITTEHSTWNNRRNYKLLKYFDRWMYSNYDKIVCISPPVYDSLVKWLDNDRLINKITTITNGIDINKYRNAINNLEDYVGCTDGNKYIVMVGRLEHPKDPITLIKAIKNLPNNVHAVFCGDGYLKTQIEASTKALNMKHRVHLLGNVTNPETILKGCDVGVLSSYWDGFGLVAAEYMTAGIPSVGTNVPGLKEVIGDQDLLFEPGDVERLTIILKQLLENDNYRNSKIENGYSQALNFTSEKMASEYLALYESILS comes from the coding sequence ATGAAAATTTTACATTTTACAGGTTCTACTGCAATTGGGGGTGTTGCGTCGATAGTTTATGAACTTTCTAAATATTGTACATCCCGAGGACATAATGTTGATCAATTATCGATGTGCAATGAGCCACACTTGATCGATTCATCAGGGAAATATGAGGACATTGGAGTAAGGACTTTCATTTCTCCAACATCAAATAGATATACTTATCGCCAGCTTAAGAGTCTGATAAAAACTATGCGGGAATACGACATTGTTCATGTGCATCAATTCCCTGAACAATTATATGGGGCATTGGCATCAATGTTAAAATCTCCGAATAATATCCCGAAGGTAATTACAACTGAACATAGTACATGGAACAACAGGCGTAATTATAAACTTTTGAAATATTTTGACCGGTGGATGTACAGCAATTATGATAAAATAGTGTGCATATCGCCACCTGTTTATGATTCTCTTGTAAAGTGGCTTGACAATGACAGACTCATCAATAAGATAACTACTATAACTAATGGCATAGACATAAACAAATACAGAAATGCGATAAACAATTTAGAAGATTATGTTGGATGTACTGACGGCAATAAATATATTGTAATGGTCGGACGTTTGGAGCATCCGAAGGATCCTATTACCTTAATAAAAGCAATAAAGAATCTACCCAATAATGTCCACGCTGTCTTTTGTGGTGATGGTTATTTAAAAACTCAGATTGAAGCTTCGACAAAAGCTCTTAATATGAAGCATCGTGTGCATTTATTAGGCAATGTCACAAATCCGGAAACCATTCTTAAGGGTTGTGATGTCGGAGTTTTGTCTTCCTATTGGGATGGTTTTGGGCTTGTGGCAGCAGAGTATATGACAGCAGGCATTCCATCGGTAGGAACAAATGTACCCGGACTTAAAGAGGTGATTGGAGATCAGGATCTCTTGTTTGAACCAGGTGATGTGGAAAGACTTACTATCATACTAAAACAACTGCTTGAGAACGATAATTATAGAAATTCTAAAATAGAAAACGGCTATAGCCAAGCGCTAAATTTCACAAGTGAAAAGATGGCATCGGAATATCTTGCTTTGTACGAATCAATCTTATCATAA
- a CDS encoding glycosyltransferase family 4 protein yields the protein MKKILLFCEALRNRAGIERMTVELANLLSEDYKVSIVTIDLFKAEECPYAVSPKVKIMSLNSSFNKTFSSLKSLNIRNIRLFRKICKELYPEVIITVATPLIRISAPAIIGLGIRNIGWEHFNIFAGSKAGTLFKSVAPWFVDKTVVLTEADAVDYRKKKAPDIIVIPNFTSIGSNNPSRIENKVLLAVGRHSEQKGFDLLLKAWAKSKPQGWLLTIVGDGKLKEDNIDLAEKLGISDSVIFKPSTPNIVEEFQNASCFVLSSRYEGLVLVLIEAKTMGLPSICFDCPNSPREVIRHGIDGWLVPSENIDALAKEIELRLKDIDTLRLAGEKARIDALKRYSPEAIKSQWENIL from the coding sequence ATGAAAAAAATACTGCTATTTTGTGAGGCGTTGAGGAATCGTGCCGGAATTGAGCGAATGACTGTAGAGTTGGCCAATTTGCTTAGTGAAGATTATAAAGTATCTATCGTCACTATTGACCTGTTCAAAGCTGAGGAATGTCCTTATGCAGTTTCGCCAAAAGTCAAAATAATGTCATTAAACTCCTCATTCAATAAAACTTTCTCATCACTGAAAAGTCTGAATATAAGAAATATCCGATTATTCAGAAAAATATGTAAAGAGTTGTACCCTGAGGTTATAATTACTGTTGCGACACCTCTCATACGGATTTCAGCTCCAGCAATTATCGGACTCGGGATAAGAAATATAGGTTGGGAACACTTTAATATATTTGCCGGCTCAAAGGCGGGGACATTATTCAAGTCAGTTGCACCATGGTTTGTTGACAAGACCGTAGTCCTGACAGAAGCTGATGCCGTTGATTATCGAAAGAAAAAGGCACCTGACATAATCGTGATACCCAATTTTACCTCTATAGGATCAAACAATCCTTCAAGAATAGAAAATAAGGTGCTTCTTGCCGTCGGGCGACATTCCGAACAAAAAGGATTCGATCTTTTACTAAAAGCTTGGGCCAAGTCAAAGCCTCAGGGATGGTTGCTGACTATAGTTGGCGACGGAAAGCTTAAAGAAGACAATATTGATCTTGCAGAGAAACTGGGTATTTCAGATTCCGTGATTTTCAAACCGTCAACCCCCAATATCGTTGAGGAGTTTCAAAATGCGTCATGTTTTGTGCTGTCGTCACGATATGAAGGCCTTGTCCTGGTCTTGATTGAAGCAAAAACAATGGGCCTCCCGAGCATATGTTTCGATTGTCCGAATTCGCCCCGTGAGGTAATCCGTCATGGAATCGACGGATGGCTTGTGCCTTCGGAAAACATTGATGCTTTAGCTAAAGAGATTGAGCTGAGATTAAAGGACATTGATACTCTTAGACTCGCAGGTGAAAAGGCGCGAATTGATGCTTTGAAAAGATATAGTCCCGAAGCAATAAAGTCGCAATGGGAAAACATTTTATAA
- a CDS encoding acyltransferase family protein produces the protein MSQNNKRLLAFDAIKLFAIFLVVYGHCILHLQNYSYDIKENIIYRFVSSFHMPLFMAISGYFGSKIFNLKFSDIVAKKWKRLIVPSISFGVLFGISWCYFVEEGAVT, from the coding sequence ATGAGTCAGAATAATAAGCGGTTACTTGCATTTGACGCCATTAAACTCTTTGCCATATTTCTTGTCGTATATGGCCATTGCATTTTACACCTGCAGAATTACAGTTATGATATTAAAGAGAACATCATATATCGATTTGTTTCTTCTTTCCACATGCCATTGTTTATGGCTATTTCAGGTTATTTTGGATCAAAAATATTTAACCTAAAGTTTTCTGATATTGTTGCAAAGAAATGGAAAAGGTTAATTGTACCGTCAATCTCATTCGGTGTATTGTTTGGCATCTCATGGTGTTATTTTGTTGAGGAGGGGGCAGTTACGTAG
- a CDS encoding polysaccharide pyruvyl transferase family protein: MQRVINYGSYLQAYALKQLLLQQGATSVEYIDIIRGKNLKGYQSSGFPYYLSRLKALLKIIAAGRIIEKRKTLCFMKQVSKKLQEAWKELGLKDYPYYPPVDLAVVGSDEVFHCCQSTSWGFTTQLYGNIKEAKEVVSYAASFGGTKLQDIFRLGIGEEIAKSLRRMKYISVRDDNSHKIVKNLTGREAEINLDPVLAYGFKQEIVNSGPVDENNYILLYSYPDRINDKKEIKAIKDFAKRTGKKLICVMSRYDWCDRAIIPTPLELFSWFKNADLVISETFHGTIFSIITERQFATIGRESALPKLTSMLQPYGLTDRLVSKDNSIDKIFSNSIDYIGVNEKLGPLREKAYQYITKIFQS; encoded by the coding sequence ATGCAAAGAGTAATAAACTATGGCTCCTATCTTCAAGCTTATGCCCTAAAACAGTTACTGCTACAACAGGGTGCGACATCTGTCGAATATATTGACATCATAAGAGGAAAAAACCTTAAGGGTTACCAATCTTCAGGATTCCCATACTATCTGAGCCGTTTGAAAGCTTTGTTGAAGATTATTGCTGCCGGAAGAATTATAGAGAAAAGAAAAACTCTATGCTTTATGAAGCAGGTATCAAAAAAACTTCAAGAAGCTTGGAAAGAATTAGGGCTGAAAGACTATCCCTACTATCCTCCGGTAGACTTAGCAGTAGTTGGCAGTGATGAAGTATTTCATTGTTGTCAATCCACTTCATGGGGTTTCACAACCCAACTATATGGAAATATTAAAGAAGCAAAAGAAGTTGTCAGCTACGCAGCTTCTTTCGGAGGAACAAAACTTCAAGACATATTTAGGCTCGGTATTGGAGAAGAGATTGCAAAAAGTCTTCGCAGGATGAAATATATTTCTGTTCGAGATGATAACTCCCATAAGATAGTAAAGAATTTGACGGGACGAGAAGCCGAAATAAATCTTGATCCTGTATTGGCTTACGGTTTTAAACAAGAGATTGTCAATTCGGGTCCTGTGGACGAGAATAATTATATTCTACTTTATTCCTATCCGGATCGTATCAACGATAAGAAAGAAATTAAAGCAATCAAAGATTTTGCAAAGAGGACCGGAAAAAAACTAATATGCGTTATGTCAAGATATGACTGGTGCGACAGGGCAATAATTCCAACTCCGCTCGAACTGTTCAGTTGGTTCAAGAATGCGGATTTGGTAATATCAGAAACATTCCATGGTACCATTTTCTCCATTATTACCGAACGTCAATTTGCTACTATCGGCAGAGAATCTGCATTGCCAAAACTCACTTCAATGCTTCAGCCTTACGGCCTCACTGATCGACTCGTAAGTAAAGATAACTCAATTGATAAGATATTCTCTAATTCAATTGACTATATTGGCGTTAATGAAAAATTGGGGCCCCTACGTGAAAAAGCATACCAATACATAACTAAAATATTTCAATCATAA
- a CDS encoding Coenzyme F420 hydrogenase/dehydrogenase, beta subunit C-terminal domain — translation MKNNIGKLKDCYGCGVCTAVCPVKIINLKENAGGFYSPQISNEEKCINCELCLKVCAFNHKELSLQNAIPKSYAGYSKNDIIRQRCSSGGVGFEIARFLIEKGYKACGVRYDISNERAEHFIASSVEEYTPSIGSKYIQSFSQTAFSEISRKEKYFVSGTPCQIDSFRRYIRHLKIEDNFILLDFFCHGVPSMLLWRDYLHNVEKEIGKAGFVSWRNKTNGWHDSWNMNVDPVESNDIDWHNSYNINILEKKHFYQSRWKGGDLFYKFFLSNYCLNKCCYKSCKYKCFLSSADIRIGDLWGKTFKDENLGTNAVIVFTENGAKILEQLKQCNLSPIATNTCVEGQMKKCPSLPLIYRHLLKALGKDEPLQKTFNHIVKPYRLLTIPKRIMNLISYKLGIKLISH, via the coding sequence ATGAAGAACAACATTGGTAAACTAAAAGACTGCTACGGATGCGGAGTATGCACAGCCGTCTGTCCTGTTAAGATAATCAATCTTAAAGAAAATGCTGGAGGATTCTATTCTCCACAAATCTCCAATGAAGAAAAATGCATAAACTGTGAGTTATGCCTAAAAGTATGTGCCTTCAATCATAAGGAACTTTCCCTTCAAAATGCTATTCCTAAAAGTTATGCCGGATATAGCAAGAATGACATTATTAGGCAGAGATGTTCTTCCGGTGGTGTCGGTTTTGAAATAGCAAGATTCTTAATCGAAAAAGGATATAAGGCATGTGGAGTAAGATATGATATAAGTAATGAACGAGCTGAACATTTCATAGCCTCCTCTGTGGAAGAATATACTCCCTCCATTGGCAGCAAGTATATACAAAGTTTTTCACAAACGGCATTCTCTGAAATATCAAGGAAAGAAAAGTATTTTGTGTCAGGCACTCCCTGTCAGATTGACTCATTCCGACGATATATCCGGCATCTCAAAATAGAAGATAATTTTATATTGCTCGATTTTTTCTGTCATGGAGTCCCATCTATGTTGTTATGGCGCGATTATCTTCACAACGTAGAAAAAGAAATAGGTAAAGCAGGATTTGTTTCTTGGAGAAATAAAACAAATGGTTGGCACGATTCATGGAATATGAATGTTGACCCTGTTGAATCCAATGACATTGACTGGCATAATTCATATAATATCAACATATTGGAAAAAAAACACTTCTACCAATCCCGATGGAAGGGCGGAGATTTATTCTATAAATTTTTCTTAAGCAATTATTGTCTCAATAAGTGTTGCTATAAGAGTTGCAAATACAAGTGTTTTTTATCATCTGCGGATATCCGGATAGGAGATTTATGGGGGAAAACTTTTAAAGATGAAAACCTAGGCACTAATGCAGTGATTGTCTTCACGGAAAATGGGGCAAAAATTCTGGAACAGTTAAAACAATGCAACCTTTCACCTATTGCAACTAACACTTGTGTGGAAGGGCAAATGAAAAAATGTCCTTCTCTCCCATTAATCTATCGACATTTATTAAAAGCTCTTGGTAAGGATGAGCCTTTACAAAAGACCTTCAACCACATTGTTAAGCCATACAGGTTGCTCACTATTCCAAAACGGATAATGAATCTGATAAGCTATAAATTAGGTATTAAACTTATTTCCCATTAA
- a CDS encoding glycosyltransferase family 2 protein: MNSYPLVSIIIPNYNHAPFLKERIDSVLNQTYDNFEVIILDDKSTDNSKEVIEVYRSHPRISQIVYNEENSGSTFKQWQKGFSLAKGEYIWIAESDDIAHPDFLKNLINAIAGDKGVVLAATGITLINEDGKTLGYESISKSKYIRKYSSKQFIRENMLIGNHLLNASSAIFRKDIISKIPKDYTKLKASGDYLFWVEIANQGKTVEIPDKLDYFRRSSTTVTPRLYASGKAFEESKIVFSRLQELGYAKGLYRNLIVGFRMNQIKKSRGFSSEEVRQHCFNLWKQENKLPLFDYSVLFLFGIYRKVKRYLRNL, translated from the coding sequence ATGAATTCATATCCACTTGTTAGTATTATTATTCCCAACTACAATCATGCCCCTTTTCTAAAGGAGCGGATTGACAGTGTATTGAACCAGACCTATGATAATTTTGAAGTCATTATTCTGGATGACAAATCCACGGATAATTCAAAAGAGGTTATCGAAGTTTATCGTAGTCATCCCAGAATATCACAAATAGTATATAACGAAGAAAATTCCGGCTCCACGTTCAAGCAATGGCAAAAAGGATTTTCTTTAGCAAAAGGTGAATACATCTGGATAGCCGAAAGCGATGATATTGCCCATCCTGATTTTCTCAAAAATTTAATTAATGCTATTGCCGGTGATAAAGGAGTAGTTCTTGCCGCTACAGGAATTACCCTAATTAATGAAGATGGCAAAACATTAGGTTATGAAAGTATAAGTAAATCTAAATATATCCGTAAATATTCCTCTAAGCAGTTTATCCGAGAAAATATGCTTATTGGCAACCATTTATTAAACGCAAGTTCTGCCATTTTTCGTAAAGATATCATATCAAAGATTCCCAAGGATTACACTAAGCTAAAAGCATCAGGTGATTATCTTTTCTGGGTTGAAATTGCTAACCAGGGAAAGACAGTGGAAATCCCAGATAAACTCGATTATTTCCGGCGTTCCTCCACAACTGTAACACCCCGACTTTATGCTTCAGGAAAAGCTTTTGAAGAGTCTAAGATTGTTTTCTCCCGATTGCAAGAATTGGGATATGCCAAAGGTTTGTATAGAAACTTAATAGTTGGTTTCCGAATGAATCAAATCAAGAAAAGCAGGGGATTCAGTTCTGAGGAGGTAAGGCAACATTGTTTTAACCTATGGAAACAGGAGAACAAACTTCCCCTGTTTGATTACTCGGTGCTTTTTCTTTTTGGGATATATCGGAAAGTAAAGCGATATTTAAGGAATTTATAA
- a CDS encoding EpsG family protein, which yields MLLYIIPFVLTILSSIKYDINRKNDIWEKYGLLFLFVYLILLIGLRYEVGGDTINYMGDYDWRVPLSQYKLSFNDKFQPGYIILCSLGKSISPDFYVFQLIHSALLNTLLFLFIKNNTKYVYTSLGIIFLTCYFYFSTEILRESIAVLIFSLNYKNLINRRWLSYYTGVLLCFMFHLSAIFLVIIPFLRWIRFNAVFIFLVFIELLLVLNFRNLLINISSILSIDLINSYIDETSHGLLADLMNLLRSFIIPTTFALMIKKGLKRKMPFENMIAIFSLIGLLGFFNPIIFGRLTNYFILFFSLSIATIIVDLLRSKRYIIRNYATIIIIIIAISYGSSYIMYKRYTLWYPYCSIFSAKHIEREYLNKTLLNR from the coding sequence ATGCTACTCTATATTATTCCGTTTGTTTTAACGATTCTTTCGTCTATTAAATATGACATAAACAGAAAGAATGACATATGGGAAAAATATGGGTTACTTTTTTTATTTGTTTACTTGATATTATTGATTGGATTGCGCTATGAGGTAGGTGGAGATACAATAAATTATATGGGAGACTATGATTGGAGAGTTCCATTGTCACAATACAAATTATCATTTAATGATAAATTTCAACCCGGTTATATTATTTTGTGCTCTTTAGGAAAAAGTATATCACCTGACTTTTATGTTTTTCAATTAATCCATTCAGCGCTATTGAACACATTGTTATTTTTATTTATTAAAAATAATACCAAATATGTATATACATCTCTTGGTATAATATTTTTAACTTGTTATTTTTATTTCTCGACCGAGATACTAAGAGAATCTATAGCTGTCCTTATTTTTTCACTAAATTATAAAAATCTTATCAATAGGAGATGGCTTAGTTACTACACTGGTGTTCTTTTATGTTTTATGTTTCATTTATCCGCCATTTTCCTTGTAATTATACCATTTTTGCGTTGGATACGATTCAATGCAGTATTCATTTTCTTGGTATTTATAGAATTACTACTTGTTTTAAATTTTAGGAATCTCCTTATAAATATATCATCAATCTTATCAATTGATCTTATCAATTCATATATAGATGAAACATCTCATGGACTTCTCGCTGATTTAATGAATTTATTAAGATCTTTTATCATTCCTACTACATTCGCGTTAATGATTAAGAAAGGTCTTAAACGCAAAATGCCTTTTGAAAATATGATAGCTATCTTTTCCTTGATTGGATTATTAGGCTTTTTTAATCCAATTATATTTGGTAGACTAACAAATTACTTTATACTATTCTTTAGCCTATCTATAGCAACAATAATCGTTGATCTTTTACGGTCTAAAAGATATATTATCCGCAACTATGCTACTATTATTATTATTATTATAGCTATTTCTTATGGTTCATCATATATAATGTATAAAAGATATACATTATGGTATCCATACTGCTCAATTTTTTCAGCAAAACATATTGAGCGTGAGTATTTAAATAAAACCTTATTAAACAGATAA
- a CDS encoding glycosyltransferase family 92 protein: MKIQHYQLNNEPIPKPISEFVKYKLPLLLYAPVSYTLSLIHRLRSTKHEFRHKVSLCLIFKDEEPYLKEWIDYHILIGVDHFYLYNNNSSDRFMEVLSPYIAQGKVTLIDFPEKYAQVKAYRHCYETFHTETEWLGYIDADEYINLIKYDSLKDLLDKYKNFPSVYLNWRMFGTSGHLKENPDEFTIERYTQAWANLSSTGKGFINNNFPSHSVSVHFHTSRLFSFPILGVLANKSPYRSTHFVSSLGVDKVAYINHYWSRSLEFYRFKDFIKGDSTSAQNKKARKGEGRFEKHELRNICKDFSIQRWLIFLK; this comes from the coding sequence ATGAAAATTCAGCATTATCAGTTAAACAACGAGCCTATCCCAAAACCTATCAGTGAATTTGTCAAATATAAGTTACCTCTTTTGCTGTATGCGCCTGTGTCATACACATTATCTCTTATTCATAGACTCCGTTCTACCAAACATGAATTCAGACACAAAGTTTCATTATGCCTGATATTCAAGGATGAAGAGCCATATCTCAAGGAGTGGATCGATTATCATATTCTTATTGGAGTAGATCACTTTTATCTCTATAATAATAACTCTTCCGACCGCTTTATGGAAGTATTATCTCCATATATTGCACAAGGTAAAGTAACGCTTATTGATTTCCCTGAAAAATATGCACAAGTTAAAGCTTACCGTCATTGCTATGAAACATTTCATACAGAAACAGAATGGTTAGGCTATATTGATGCTGATGAGTATATAAACCTAATCAAATACGACTCCCTCAAAGATTTACTTGACAAATATAAAAATTTCCCATCGGTATATCTAAATTGGCGAATGTTTGGTACTTCCGGTCATCTGAAAGAAAATCCTGATGAATTTACCATCGAACGCTATACACAGGCTTGGGCAAATCTTAGTTCTACCGGTAAAGGATTTATTAATAATAATTTCCCCTCCCACTCTGTAAGTGTACATTTTCATACATCACGACTGTTCTCATTCCCGATTCTTGGAGTGCTTGCCAACAAGAGTCCTTATCGCTCCACCCATTTTGTTTCTTCTCTTGGCGTTGATAAGGTTGCTTACATCAATCATTATTGGAGTCGCTCACTCGAATTTTATAGATTTAAAGATTTTATAAAGGGGGATTCTACTAGCGCTCAAAATAAAAAAGCTAGAAAGGGAGAAGGCCGTTTTGAGAAACATGAATTGCGCAATATCTGCAAAGACTTCTCGATTCAGCGCTGGCTGATATTTTTGAAATAA